The following proteins are co-located in the Microplitis demolitor isolate Queensland-Clemson2020A chromosome 3, iyMicDemo2.1a, whole genome shotgun sequence genome:
- the LOC103578950 gene encoding 40S ribosomal protein S4, with protein MARGPKHHLKRLHAPKSWMLDKLGGVFAPRPSTGPHKLRECIPLVIFLRNRLKYALTNSEVTKITMQRLIKIDGKVRIDRNYPLGFMDVLSIEKTGEYFRLIYDVKGRFATHRITAEEAKYKLCKVRRVQTGPKGIPFLVTHDGRTIRYPDPVIKVNDTIQLDIATSKIIDSIRFEPGNLCMITGGRNLGRVGTIVSRERHPGSFDICHIKDAQGHTFATRLNNVFIIGKGTKAYVSLPRGKGIKLSIAEERDKRLAAKGGN; from the exons ATG gcTCGAGGACCTAAGCACCACTTGAAGCGTCTCCATGCGCCCAAGTCATGGATGTTGGATAAATTGGGTGGTGTTTTCGCCCCCAGACCATCAACTGGTCCGCATAAACTCAGGGAATGTATTCCCTTGGTTATTTTTCTACGTAACAGGTTAAAGTATGCCTTGACCAACTCAGAAGTTACGAAAATTACCATGCAACGTCTGATAAAAATTGACGGCAAAGTTAGAATTGACCGCAACTATCCTCTTGGATTCAtgg atgtCTTATCTATCGAGAAGACTGGTGAATACTTTAGATTAATCTACGACGTTAAAGGACGTTTTGCTACCCATAGAATCACCGCCGAGGAAGCGAAATACAAGTTATGCAAAGTACGTAGAGTCCAAACAGGACCTAAAGGTATTCCATTCTTGGTAACACACGATGGCCGTACTATCCGGTATCCCGATCCGGTAATAAAAGTAAACGACACAATTCAATTGGATATCGCGACATCTAAAATAATCGACTCAATCCGATTTGAACCCGGTAATTTGTGTATGATTACTGGTGGAAGAAATTTGGGGCGTGTTGGTACTATCGTAAGTCGTGAACGTCATCCTGGTTCATTCGACATTTGTCACATAAAAGATGCACAAGGGCATACTTTTGCTACTCG aTTGaacaatgtttttattattggaaAGGGAACAAAGGCCTACGTAAGCTTGCCCCGAGGCAAAGGTATCAAGCTTTCAATTGCTGAAGAACGTGATAAAAGATTAGCAGCCAAAGGTGGCAACTAA
- the LOC103578955 gene encoding SUMO-conjugating enzyme UBC9-B has product MSGIASARLAEERKAWRKDHPFGFVARPTKNADGTLNLMSWECAIPGKKSTPWEGGLYKLRMIFKDDYPSSPPKCKFEPPLFHPNVYPSGTVCLSLLDEEKDWRPAITIKQILLGIQDLLNEPNVKDPAQAEAYTIYCQNRLEYEKRVRAQARAMAPQEAQL; this is encoded by the exons ATGTCAGGTATAGCGAGTGCCCGACTTGCGGAAGAGCGAAAAGCTTGGAGAAAAGACCATCCATTC GGCTTTGTAGCACGACCAACTAAAAATGCAGATGGTACACTTAATTTAATGAGCTGGGAATGTGCTATTCCTGGTAAAAAATCG acTCCCTGGGAAGGTGGTCTCTACAAATTGAGAATGATATTCAAAGATGACTATCCATCAAGCCCGCCAAAATGCAAATTCGAACCTCCACTCTTCCATCCAAATGTTTATCCTTCAGGAACAGTTTGTCTTTCATTACTGGACGAAGAGAAAGATTGGCGACCGGCAATCACTATTAAACAAATTCTTTTAGGTATTCAAGATCTGCTGAACGAGCCAAATGTCAAAGATCCAGCTCAAGCAGAAGCTTATACTATTTATTG tcaaAACCGTTTGGAATACGAAAAACGTGTCAGAGCACAAGCCAGAGCAATGGCACCACAAGa agcacaactttaa
- the LOC103578949 gene encoding probable tubulin polyglutamylase TTLL2 yields the protein MNDKYLDGPFVFRINDNGSGPNLLVQVCVERGWREYTGDNSTLKDRWNLWWKSGGFSTTYYKNLLPGQFINRIPKGSSICKKDNLVRHLKCMRQIYGNIYDISPVGYNLPSEYTKLAADCSRSEKDERVWICKPVGQSQGRGIFLFRRLSDLTYDSTAVVQRYIERPLLIGGYKFDLRLYVCVPSFKPLVIYIYNEGLARFATQKFSLDNLSDPFRHLTNFALNKLGPGYSQKKERVGAGSKWSFRQLRRYMNQSGFHDWFLWQRIACLITLTIISQTAGIPETSNCFEFFGFDVLIDADLKPWLLEVNISPALGNDCEVDSEVKKPLLHDLFDLLGLPVCNTGLSLFKIWSTTPNNKSIDNDYCASKYYKPRCSAKQSCKLNSNNAVTFVNICSNNRDVFRNSASAYENYGNARYNFLCLEKNIRQRLNSAQKLNNNNSGTLVWDNGRDWSNPKIREGGWIRTYPFTNCKLLENVEFQHPVSTKETKTTEREIKNNVLSIQRFIKVAKDVHRDFGKYGDERCNQLLRQELELSSEIWLPNK from the exons ATGAACGATAAATACCTCGATGGACCTTTTGTTTTTAGAATTAACGACAATGGCAGTGGGCCTAATCTACTTGTacag gTATGTGTAGAACGCGGGTGGAGGGAGTATACCGGGGACAACAGCACCCTGAAAGACCGGTGGAATCTGTGGTGGAAATCAGGGGGGTTCAGTACAACAtactacaaaaatttattgccaGGACAATTCATAAACCGAATACCCAAGGGCAGCTCGATATGTAAAAAAGACAATCTTGTACGGCATTTAAAATGCATGAGACAGATATATGGTAATATTTATGACATAAG TCCGGTAGGATACAATCTTCCATCAGAGTACACGAAACTTGCGGCAGACTGCAGTCGCTCTGAGAAGGACGAACGGGTGTGGATATGCAAGCCTGTTGGACAGAGTCAAGGACGTGGTATTTTCCTATTTCGg AGGCTGAGTGATTTGACGTATGACAGTACTGCGGTTGTTCAAAGATATATAGAGAGACCTCTTCTTATTGGCGGCTACAAATTTGACTTGAGATTGTACGTTTGTGTCCCATCGTTCAAACCTCttgtcatttatatttacaatgaAGGTCTAGCTCGTTTTgcaactcaaaaattttcgcTTGATAATCTCAGCGACCCTTTTCGGCATCTTACCAATTTCGCCCTCAATAAACTGGGACCAGGATACTCACAAAAGAAGGAGAGAGTCGGTGcag GCTCGAAATGGAGTTTCCGACAATTAAGAAGATACATGAATCAATCGGGCTTCCACGACTGGTTCCTCTGGCAGCGAATCGCCTGTCTTATAACACTTACAATTATTAGTCAAACTGCTGGCATTCCCGAAACCTCTAactgttttgaattttttggttttgacGTTTTGATTGACGCGGATCTCAAGCCCTGGCTTTTAGAg GTAAATATAAGTCCAGCACTTGGAAATGATTGCGAAGTGGACTCTGAAGTTAAAAAACCGCTTCTTCATGATCTATTTGATTTGTTGGGTCTGCCGGTATGTAACACCGGTCTTtcacttttcaaaatttggtcAACAACGCCTAATAATAAGAGTATCGATAATGATTATTGTGCTTCCAAGTATTATAAGCCACGATGTTCAGCAAAGCAAtcatgtaaattaaattcaaacaatgCCGTTACCTTTGTAAACATTTGTTCAAATAACCGAGATGTG ttccGAAATTCAGCGAGCGCGTatgaaaattatggtaacgcgcgatacaattttttgtgtcttgaaaaaaatattcgtcaaCGATTAAATTCAGCTCAGAAATTAAACAACAATAATTCTGGTACACTGGTTTGGGACAATGGACGAGATTGGAGCAATCCCAAAATCCGGGAAGGTGGATGGATTCGTACATATCCTTTTACAAACTGTAAATTACTGGAGAATGTTGAATTTCAACATCCAGTAAGTACAAAAGAAACCAAGACTACCGAacgagaaattaaaaataatgttctaTCTATTCaaag ATTTATTAAAGTTGCTAAAGATGTTCATCGAGACTTTGGTAAGTATGGAGATGAAAGATGTAATCAGCTTTTACGTCAAGAATTGGAGTTGAGCTCAGAAATTTGGCTtcccaataaataa
- the LOC103578954 gene encoding solute carrier family 25 member 36-A isoform X1 has translation MSQRDTVIHLIAGGTAGTVGAIVTCPLEVVKTRLQSSTSGFYLLPPPPPPSAPSSNLSSLSSSVTTSKISENSSRFTPYHHHYQQFSHYHHLHHHHHHHHHHHHHQKPQHQQHHHPRHHRTWSTIVRPSAQQKIRRLSSTSSSRYSRYAIAALSSQYSGEIRRNGISVPTTAGVTTTPAASAPHLAIRSTATITNGQYHYHSKLFPSKPYQHHRHHLHNSHPPSSPSQRSPGLIHCLRYIVKYEGVGALFKGLGPNLVGVAPSRAIYFCTYSQSKSFFNSNLPTAPDSAMVHVFSAACAGFMACTATNPIWFVKTRLQLDHSHAPHNRSSAIECIKKIYRQSGYLGFYKGIVASYVGISETVIHFVIYEAVKSWLIKFRARDSIKNNSNFKDNNSSSTSTKTSRDFVEFMAAGALSKTVASCIAYPHEVIRTRLREEGTKYKRFWQTLNTVYTEESIRGLYRGLTTQLVRQIPNTAIMMATYECVVYVLKRKFQPSSDKFTSVSNTSNTGNNKNTENLSTNTTTSPTNTTSPSSSSTQLRYSSKNKQKGEFISH, from the exons ATGTCGCAAAGAGACACCGTAATTCATCTAATTGCTGGCGG aactGCTGGTACTGTGGGTGCGATTGTAACATGTCCACTGGAAGTTGTTAAAACACGTTTGCAGTCATCAACTTcaggtttttatttattgccacCACCTCCACCGCCTTCGGCACCTTCATCTAATCTCTCTTCCTTGTCTTCTTCTGTAACAACGTCTAAGATTTCAGAAAACTCATCAAGATTCACGCcatatcatcatcattaccaACAATTCTCTCATTACCAccatcttcatcatcatcatcatcatcatcatcatcatcaccatcatcaaAAACCTCAGCATCAACAACACCACCATCCTCGTCATCATCGTACATGGAGCACAATTGTCAGACCATCAGCCCAGCAAAAAATAAGGAGATTGAGTTCAACCAGTAGTAGCAGATATTCtag GTATGCTATCGCAGCTCTTTCATCACAATATTCTGGTGAAATACGTAGGAATGGTATTTCTGTTCCTACCACTGCTGGTGTTACCACAACACCAGCAGCATCAGCACCACACTTGGCTATTCGGTCCACAGCGACTATAACCAATGGACAGTATCACTACCATTCGAAACTGTTTCCATCAAAACCCTATCAGCATCACCGCCATCATCTTCACAATAGTCATCCTCCTTCATCGCCCTCACAACGTTCACCAGGTCTCATCCATTGCTTACGATATATCGTTAAATACGAGGGAGTCGGCGCACTCTTCAAAGGACTTGGACCAAATCTAGTGGGTGTTGCACCATCGCGtgctatatatttttgtacatACTCTCAAAGTAagagtttttttaactcaaatttACCTACCGCTCCTGACAGTGCAATGGTTCATGTTTTTTCGGCAGCTTGTGCTg GTTTCATGGCGTGCACCGCAACAAATCCTATATGGTTCGTCAAAACTCGACTTCAACTGGACCACAGTCACGCTCCACACAATCGCTCCTCAGCTATTGAGTGtatcaagaaaatatatagACAATcg GGATATCTCGGTTTTTATAAAGGTATTGTTGCTTCATATGTTGGAATAAGTGAAACTGTTATTCACTTTGTCATTTATGAAGCTGTCAAGAGCTGGTTGATAAAATTCCGTGCAAGagattcaattaaaaataacagtaactttaaagataataattcaTCGTCAACGTCAACAAAAACTTCCCGTGATTTTGTAGAATTCATGGCAGCTGGCGCTCTGTCAAAAACAGTCGCATCGTGTATAGCTTATCCCCAcg AAGTCATAAGAACACGGCTACGAGAGGAAGGAACAAAATACAAACGTTTTTGGCAAACTCTTAATACAGTATACACTGAAGAAAGTATTCGAGGGCTATATCGTGGTCTGACTACTCAATTAGTTCGACAGATACCCAACACAGCTATTATGATGGCCACATACGAGTGCGTGGTTTATGTACTGAAACGTAAATTTCAGCCGTCATCTGATAAATTCACAAGCGTTAGCAACACCAGCAACACcggtaataataaaaataccgaaaatttatCGACTAATACAACGACATCTCCAACAAACACTACGTCTCCGTCCTCGTCATCGACACAGCTACGGTATTCTTCCAAGAATAAACAAAAGGGTGAATTCATttcacattaa
- the LOC103578951 gene encoding vitamin K epoxide reductase complex subunit 1, which translates to MMTSGNVASRQFSSASTINKKLDKINAGIITSCIVGMSLSYYAYIVETTKEKDHNYMAMCDISEHVSCTRAFMSEYGKGFGLIPKTSIFYLPNSVYGLVFYGIVFALNIFNNYGLAVIVLILTALSNLSSIYLAWVLWVLNDICVVCISTYIVNFILVILSYNKLLHIRRQISATAGRQTSSSGHKTTHKKKRH; encoded by the exons atgatGACGTCTGGTAATGTTGCCTCCAGGCAATTTTCATCCGCCAGCACAATTAACAAAAAGCTGGACAAAATAAATGCTGGAATAATAACATCTTGCATTGTCGGTATGTCTTTATCATATTATGCTTATATTGTTGAAACGACCAAGGAAAAAGATCACAATTATATGGCAATGTGTGATATCAGTGAACACGTCAGTTGCACCAGAGCATTTATGTCTGA ATATGGCAAAGGATTCGGACTTATTCCCAAAAcatcgatattttatttacctaATAGTGTCTATGGACTGGTATTCTATGGAATAGTTTTTGCTTTga atattttcaataattatggCCTAGCTGtaatagtattaattttgACAGCTCTGTCAAATTTAAGCTCCATTTATTTGGCTTGGGTTCTTTGGGTACTTAACGACATATGTGTCGTATGTATCAGCACGtacattgtaaattttatcctTGTTATTCTCAGTTACAACAAACTATTGCATATTCGTCGGCAGATTTCCGCAACCGCTGGACGGCAGACGTCCTCGTCTGGACACAAAActactcataaaaaaaagaggcATTGA
- the LOC103578953 gene encoding probable serine/threonine-protein kinase DDB_G0282963 — MEVISTSKYDATKSSKTLAPAKPTSTTAPNIVTHYTDMFIQNPENSTAKVIEEEWETRKKKEITTTRQIETRIKRQVVLEDGEVIKDSGPFVTTNTTEDIEQQEQTTQEKRTIANDDNSLSHRRERSKSPSISPNLNGNITLTSDKIISDGGGGSIIQKELNETIVKSREEVEELVETEKRQHLGDITDEAYQLAIIRNNNNSRKNLRMTLAETVNQLSVNSSEHIEPRIIQQTTKSNKIVDTEKKIKRTGIKPDGAIVTETKTSVTHEEINDVPDYSYSDKNDDNDDTPRETKKESSQKFFKQRDEDVVDYLLNGEKIARERRFISEITEGDRIGDPYDDNIRTTLNRKNVLTKKPLSFDEEDEVKKFETSKWLENHFGSDHGMSSHSSKDEIVPNNHNDNNRQVQVQTMNNKSFINVTMKSSKSQDSKNNNKSKDTYINTYIDKSYSELDQPVRSSNKQQNERISNWSERKQQHNISDKQNVNGNSPSSLLSLSSSSTTTSSYCRIETPQLNSGEKEQLEQQENLPPQQTLSKKIFQDSSYVRTSSSNIAPHYYSDNTDKHKQLQRNTSNSSSSLQQRCHCQNSNKNHQQISVTNRCKCVTDDSNLSSPSPQLPPHSSSAHVIKRTRDNRNKKIYHYPPQQQQQQKQYHYHGQFDNLQPSELSNNSPQQKFCCHRRRNRDRRCRSSSPPSLIKFSSTPTIIKREKKSSNSDNFKNSSPNISTTRSTKSKIGESFRRFVNKLRSASTERRNKKSSVNGGDSGGNSGISNFSNTTSVSQVTQTDDNKNHMTTYLQYNSIDKNIPDTQYHYNQTGDDVHEAIINHGDNKLSQEKPTKNGSTVISSPASGITKTIKVTRLNGHIANYDQYGRNNSITPVHRYYIKESFRGRQNTDRDTGYKNKSATRSRKPTAVNDDNNNNKNNNINNDDEINNFKNNNNNNNVKYNQTLSRSNNEPSTFLGRFSKSASRLMTSTPTTNEYDQKDRQVTSTQTLPRKLQRYLLVRNNNNNNINNNNNNNNNNNSLTKKKPLKPPGSQFSSSHNHLNFIKSSSSSSPSPTQSFAPLSSMSPSSNKSMHYGSMINISIKHNAPPQTIRENNTAMKMTVGNNTGTLPVKPDRSYKSSLSRSKSFNVLEDNTTDGYSNKNFIARNYSPSKTYKSNTQLHRLDETPSPLKSPSILASINRYSGAGDNNNSNFNL; from the exons ATGGAAGTTATTTCAACGAGTAAATATGATGCAACTAAGTCGTCAAAGACTTTGGCACCAGCAAAGCCGACGTCTACGACGGCACCCAATATTGTCACACATTACACTGACATGTTT ATTCAAAATCCAGAAAATTCTACAGCCAAAGTAATAGAAG AAGAATGGGAAACacgaaagaaaaaagaaataacgACAACTCGCCAAATAGAGACAAGAATAAAACGTCAAGTGGTTTTGGAGGACGGCGAGGTCATCAAGGATTCTGGGCCGTTTGTTACCACCAACACAACTGAGGACATTGAACAGCAAGAGCAAACAACTCAGGAG aAAAGGACTATAGCAAATGATGATAATTCATTATCACATCGACGTGAGCGGTCTAAATCACCGTCAATATCACCAAATTTAAACGGAAATATCACACTTACgagtgataaaattattagtgaTGGTGGTGGGGGAAGTATTATTCAAAAAGAACTCAACGAAACGATTGTTAAAAGTCGAGAAGAAGTCGAAGAATTGGTTGAAACAGAAAAACGACAACATCTTGGTGATATAACTGATGAA gcttaccaattagcaataatacgaaataataataatagtcgtaaaaatttacgaatgaCTTTGGCTGAAACAGTTAATCAGTTATCAGTAAACTCTTCAGAGCACATCGAACCACGGATTATTCAACAAACGACTAAATCGAATAAAATTGTcgatacagaaaaaaaaataaaacgaacgGGGATAAAACCGGATGGTGCGATTGTTACGGAAACAAAGACAAGTGTTACGCATGaagaa attaACGATGTTCCGGACTATTCATATTCAGACAAGAATGACGATAATGATGACACGCCGcgagaaacaaaaaaagagaGCTCGCAAAAATTCTTCAAACAACGCGATGAAGATGTTGTAGATTATTTACTGAATGGAGAAAAAATAGCTCGAGAGCGGCGTTTTATTTCTGAAATTACAGAGGGAGACAGAATTGGTGATCCTT ATGATGATAATATCAGAACGACATTAAAccgaaaaaatgttttgacaaaaaaaCCCTTGAGTTTTGATGAAGAAgatgaagttaaaaaatttgaaacatcAAAGTGGTTGGAAAATCATTTTGGAAGTGATCATGGAATGTCATCTCATAGTAGCAAAGACGAAATAGTCCCCAATAATCATAACGATAATAATCGTCAAGTTCAAGTTCAAactatgaataataaaagttttataaatgtcACTATGAAATCATCAAAATCTCaagattctaaaaataataataaaagtaaggacacatatattaatacttaCATCGACAAAAGTTACAGTGAGCTTGATCAACCTGTGCGGTCAtcaaataaacaacaaaatgaaAGAATAAGTAACTGGTCCGAGAGAAAGCAGCAGCACAATATTTcag ATAAACAAAATGTAAATGGTAACTCtccatcatcattattatcattgtcatCGTCGTCTACTACAACATCATCATACTGTAGAATTGAAACTCCACAATTAAATAGCGGAGAGAAGGAACAATTAGAGCAACAAGAAAATTTACCACCGCAACAGacattatcgaaaaaaatatttcaagattCTTCATATGTTAGAACTTCGTCTTCTAATATCGCGCCTCATTATTACAGTGACAATACTGATAAACATAAACAACTGCAACGAAATACCTCAAATTCTTCTTCATCGTTGCAACAGCGTTGCCATTGTCAAAATAGTAACAAAAATCATCAACAG ATTTCAGTGACAAACAGATGTAAATGTGTAACAgatgattcaaatttatccTCACCATCGCCACAATTACCACCGCACTCATCATCAGCTCATGTTATTAAGAGAACAAGAGAcaatcgtaataaaaaaatttatcactatcCACCccagcagcaacaacagcaaAAACAATATCACTATCACGgacaatttgataatttacagCCGTCAGAATTATCCAACAATAGTCCAcagcaaaaattttgttgcCATCGTCGCCGAAATCGTGATCGACGTTGTCGCTCGTCATCGCCGCCgtcacttattaaattttcatcaacaccaacaataataaaacgtgaaaaaaaatcatcaaatagTGATAATTTTAAGAACTCGTCGCCTAATATATCGACAACGCGAAGCACTAAATCTAAAATTGGTGAATCATTCAGAcgatttgtaaataaattacgatCAGCGTCTACTGAAAGaaggaataaaaaatcgaGTGTTAATGGTGGTGACAGTGGTGGCAACAGTGGtatcagtaatttttcaaatacaaCATCAGTTTCTCAAGTGACACAAAcagatgataataaaaaccaCATGACAACATACCTTCAATACAAttcaatagataaaaatattcccGATACCCAATATCATTACAATCAAACCGGTGATGATGTACATGAAGCCATTATCAACCACGGTGACAATAAATTATCCCAAGAAAAACCAACTAAAAATGGTTCTACCGTAATAAGTAGTCCTGCTTCAGGAATAACTAAAACTATTAAAGTTACAAGATTAAATGGTCATATTGCCAATTATGATCAGTACGGACGAAATAATTCCATAACTCCAGTCCACAGATACTACATCAAAGAATCATTCAGAGGACGACAAAATACAGATCGTGACACCGGTTACAAAAATAAGTCTGCTACGAGATCACGAAAACCTACTGCtgttaatgatgataataataacaataaaaataataatatcaacaaCGAcgatgaaattaataattttaaaaataataacaataataataatgttaaatataatcaaacaTTATCAAGATCTAATAATGAGCCATCAACATTTCTTGGTCGATTTAGCAAGTCTGCAAGTCGACTGATGACGTCAACGCCGACTACGAATGAATATGATCAAAAAGACCGCCAAGTTACGAGCACCCAAACATTACCTCGAAAATTACAGCGTTATTTATTAGttcgaaataataataataataatattaacaataataacaataataataacaacaataacagtTTGACGAAGAAAAAGCCACTGAAACCACCGGGAAGTCAATTTTCATCGAGTCATAATCatttgaatttcataaaatccTCGTCATCGTCATCGCCGTCGCCAACACAATCATTCGCTCCACTCTCGTCAATGTCACCGTCCTCAAATAAGTCAATGCATTATGGaagtatgataaatatatctataaaacATAATGCACCTCCACAAACAATAAGAGAGAACAATACAGCTATGAAGATGACTGTTGGCAATAATACTGGAACGTTGCCAGTTAAACCTGACCGTTCTTATAAATCATCATTGTCACGaagtaaaagttttaatgTTCTTGAGGACAATACCACCGATGGttacagtaataaaaattttattgctagAAATTATTCACCGAGTAAAACATATAAATCAAATACACAATTGCATCGTTTAGATGAAACACCATCACCATTAAAGAGTCCCAGTATCCTTGCTAGCATAAACCGTTACAGTGGCGCCGGTGACAATAACaattctaattttaatttataa
- the LOC103578954 gene encoding solute carrier family 25 member 36-A isoform X2, with translation MSQRDTVIHLIAGGTAGTVGAIVTCPLEVVKTRLQSSTSENSSRFTPYHHHYQQFSHYHHLHHHHHHHHHHHHHQKPQHQQHHHPRHHRTWSTIVRPSAQQKIRRLSSTSSSRYSRYAIAALSSQYSGEIRRNGISVPTTAGVTTTPAASAPHLAIRSTATITNGQYHYHSKLFPSKPYQHHRHHLHNSHPPSSPSQRSPGLIHCLRYIVKYEGVGALFKGLGPNLVGVAPSRAIYFCTYSQSKSFFNSNLPTAPDSAMVHVFSAACAGFMACTATNPIWFVKTRLQLDHSHAPHNRSSAIECIKKIYRQSGYLGFYKGIVASYVGISETVIHFVIYEAVKSWLIKFRARDSIKNNSNFKDNNSSSTSTKTSRDFVEFMAAGALSKTVASCIAYPHEVIRTRLREEGTKYKRFWQTLNTVYTEESIRGLYRGLTTQLVRQIPNTAIMMATYECVVYVLKRKFQPSSDKFTSVSNTSNTGNNKNTENLSTNTTTSPTNTTSPSSSSTQLRYSSKNKQKGEFISH, from the exons ATGTCGCAAAGAGACACCGTAATTCATCTAATTGCTGGCGG aactGCTGGTACTGTGGGTGCGATTGTAACATGTCCACTGGAAGTTGTTAAAACACGTTTGCAGTCATCAACTTcag AAAACTCATCAAGATTCACGCcatatcatcatcattaccaACAATTCTCTCATTACCAccatcttcatcatcatcatcatcatcatcatcatcatcaccatcatcaaAAACCTCAGCATCAACAACACCACCATCCTCGTCATCATCGTACATGGAGCACAATTGTCAGACCATCAGCCCAGCAAAAAATAAGGAGATTGAGTTCAACCAGTAGTAGCAGATATTCtag GTATGCTATCGCAGCTCTTTCATCACAATATTCTGGTGAAATACGTAGGAATGGTATTTCTGTTCCTACCACTGCTGGTGTTACCACAACACCAGCAGCATCAGCACCACACTTGGCTATTCGGTCCACAGCGACTATAACCAATGGACAGTATCACTACCATTCGAAACTGTTTCCATCAAAACCCTATCAGCATCACCGCCATCATCTTCACAATAGTCATCCTCCTTCATCGCCCTCACAACGTTCACCAGGTCTCATCCATTGCTTACGATATATCGTTAAATACGAGGGAGTCGGCGCACTCTTCAAAGGACTTGGACCAAATCTAGTGGGTGTTGCACCATCGCGtgctatatatttttgtacatACTCTCAAAGTAagagtttttttaactcaaatttACCTACCGCTCCTGACAGTGCAATGGTTCATGTTTTTTCGGCAGCTTGTGCTg GTTTCATGGCGTGCACCGCAACAAATCCTATATGGTTCGTCAAAACTCGACTTCAACTGGACCACAGTCACGCTCCACACAATCGCTCCTCAGCTATTGAGTGtatcaagaaaatatatagACAATcg GGATATCTCGGTTTTTATAAAGGTATTGTTGCTTCATATGTTGGAATAAGTGAAACTGTTATTCACTTTGTCATTTATGAAGCTGTCAAGAGCTGGTTGATAAAATTCCGTGCAAGagattcaattaaaaataacagtaactttaaagataataattcaTCGTCAACGTCAACAAAAACTTCCCGTGATTTTGTAGAATTCATGGCAGCTGGCGCTCTGTCAAAAACAGTCGCATCGTGTATAGCTTATCCCCAcg AAGTCATAAGAACACGGCTACGAGAGGAAGGAACAAAATACAAACGTTTTTGGCAAACTCTTAATACAGTATACACTGAAGAAAGTATTCGAGGGCTATATCGTGGTCTGACTACTCAATTAGTTCGACAGATACCCAACACAGCTATTATGATGGCCACATACGAGTGCGTGGTTTATGTACTGAAACGTAAATTTCAGCCGTCATCTGATAAATTCACAAGCGTTAGCAACACCAGCAACACcggtaataataaaaataccgaaaatttatCGACTAATACAACGACATCTCCAACAAACACTACGTCTCCGTCCTCGTCATCGACACAGCTACGGTATTCTTCCAAGAATAAACAAAAGGGTGAATTCATttcacattaa